CGGcacgaggaggaggacaacGACCCTGATACGGGCGTGATTAACATTCGCGCAGCCTCAGGCTCGCTTGAAGACGAACTTTCCAAAATCAAGCAGGGTGGCTATGACCCCTTTGGCAAATGGGAGaacctcaagatcgacaaggtCCTGGATCAAATTATTCAAGCAGCCGAGATCAAGCAAGGCTCCCCGCGTGAGAAGCCTCTTATCATCCATATCCACGACTTCATTGAACTCAGTATGACGCTTGAGGGTTCAATGCTCATTACAAGATTAAGAAATATCGTGGATTCAGCCTGGCAACAAGGTTCCAAGGTTGCGATTCTGGGAACGTCCTCGAGTGAGCAGCCTTCAGAGGAGTATCAAAGCACGCTTCGAGACCTCTCAATCGGAGACTTTGTTATTTCTCGACATATCGATCCTTCTCGCACTCTGAGACAACCCAAACCATCTGGCGGCTTACAAACTTCCAATGGCCATTTTGCTCTTCAGGACACAGACATTTTCGTGGAGAATGTTCAAAACATCAACCGCATGCTAAAATCATTAGGTAGCCAATGTACCCTTGAACTCTCAGACGCTCACATGAAGATCTTTATGCACGCTACGGACACACGAGCccagatgctcaagaaaTCAATTCTTCCTCTACCAGAGGTGTACAACATTGCATGCGCCGCAAAACGTCACGAGGAAGAGGCCGCAGGTGCTGCACCAGGAGGAGTGTATGAGCGCCTTCTCATGGGTCCTTTAAGGCAAAGGCCTGGGCAGCGATACCTCGATGAGCCTGAGCAAGACAGTAAGACGGAAGGCAAGGATTCgcagaagaaggatgaagattcGCAACCTGGCGGCCGGACAGCCATGAAGCTGAACGAGTACGAGAAACGGATATCATCAGGCCACATCAACCGCCAGAACTTGAGAACGACTTTCGACGATGTTCACGTTCCCAAGGAAACCATATCTgctctcaagcttctcacaACCCTGGCGCTGGTACGACCTGATGCCTTCTCTTATGGCGTACTCGCCCAAGACAAGATTCCTGGATGTCTTCTGTACGGACCTCCAGGCACAGGCAAGACGTTGCTCGCAAAGGCAGTTGCCAAGGAGAGCGGCGCAAACATGCTCGAAATCAGTGGTGCAACTATAAATGACAAATGGGTTGGGGAGAGCGAGAAACTTATCCGTGCAGTCTTTAcgctggccaagaagatctcgCCGTGTGTTGTCTTCATTGACGAGGCCGATTCTTTACTAGCAAACCGCAGCATGCTCGGTGCTCGCGCGTCGCACCGCTCTCACATCAACCAGTTTCTAAAAGAGTGGGATGGCCTTGAGGAGACGGAAGCCTTCATCATGGTTGCCACCAACCGTCCATTCGATCTCGATGACGCTGTTCTCCGCCGCCTGCCGCGTCGTCTGCTTATTGACCTGCCTCTACACGCAGACCGTACTGCCATTCTGAGGATCCTCCTCAAGGGCGAATCCCTCGACCCTGCCGTCTCACTGGAAAGTTTAGCCAGGCGAACTCCATACTACTCGGGTTCTGACCTCAAAAATGCCTGCGTCGCTGCCGCCATGGCTGCCGtagaggaggagaatgaaGCTGCCGCACGCTACAGTGGTCCCGAGCCGTATGAATACCCTCAGAAACGTATTTTGCGCCAGGACCACTTCGATAAGGCCCTTCGCCAAATACCGGCTAGCATCAGCGAGGATATGCAGTCTCTCAAGCAGATCCGCAAGTTTGATGAAGAATACGGGgctaagaagaagggtgcaaagaagacgatggGTTTTGGCGTCGGTgtagagaagaagcttgccgATGCTGAGGATGTAAGAATCCGTCGTGGCCCATGAAAATGTTGATGTTAGGCTTGGATTTGGGTTCACATTTTTATGCATCATGGCGTCAGGCAGGAAGGAATCTTTCTTTGTATAAAACACACATATATAGACTTGGCCAACGAAGAGGCCCTTATGATGGATTGAACTAAATGGCGAGTTTGGTTGACATTGGGAAAAAGAACTAATACACTATAAAATGATATAACTAGACACTGAGCCGCGATTCAGAGGCCCAGGAATGACTGTCGTAATGGGGCACTTAGACTCTATTGGAGAATATTCAGCCTGCAACCCCTCAAATGACTGCAAAACGAGTCTCATTTGACCTATCTAGCCTTCAACACTGATAGTACAACTCGGGCTGCCGTGATGAAAATGAGCAACATCACTGGCCCTGACGCTCTTTGAGGCGATCCATGGCAACGAAACATTTGAAACCCATAAAATTGGCCAAGGCACCTCCACAAAGACGCGCCTAATGTGTCGTTAGTTTGAAGCAATTACTGGCTAAACTTAGATCATGGTGGAGTAGACATAGAAGCCCAAGTAGAAATTGGGTAGAGGATATCAACGGTGACTATAGTGACCAAAACATCACTTTACGACAATCCTCGATGAATTGGGGTAAATGCTTTGcaaatgccttttatatttcACCGATCCGCCATGCTTTCTCCCCTAAGCTCACTATGTTTACTGAAACGGGTTTAGAAGGATCATGCTTCAGTCGATATCTGTATTCCTTCTGC
This genomic stretch from Fusarium fujikuroi IMI 58289 draft genome, chromosome FFUJ_chr09 harbors:
- a CDS encoding related to MSP1 protein, encoding MQSTGLRALINPAIIAARSQARYRIRYRSFQTSSTWRDTGAGAGAGANNGDKPPGQPAAVEEEDVQPQNGTETAPGRSRVRTSTSVKNRIARKHAAPALPPVKLPQTFLDDNVTLHHARRRPRLPIALAEDAKQPKTSSVFVDPQVADKKTRTTESNRALEDYFDATFTAMFEKVADRVNAVVALDASCHTEELVHELTSLTRASDMLLDSAWHLADSLYPARHAEYIYTSKPFWWWHYYKDFDRHAQEFRDQFLSVQTGLDSILDYDWRLDHSLAQAIADLPILTFSSIRSALRRELTTPPPPDSESKNLKRQITLLSMSGYSGQAISEAVAEHIAYFNDADLVKLNAQDLSVIVGDYLDQDWAYSRGSLSNMGFRAAEMNGKLYKDPDVVTRHEEEDNDPDTGVINIRAASGSLEDELSKIKQGGYDPFGKWENLKIDKVLDQIIQAAEIKQGSPREKPLIIHIHDFIELSMTLEGSMLITRLRNIVDSAWQQGSKVAILGTSSSEQPSEEYQSTLRDLSIGDFVISRHIDPSRTLRQPKPSGGLQTSNGHFALQDTDIFVENVQNINRMLKSLGSQCTLELSDAHMKIFMHATDTRAQMLKKSILPLPEVYNIACAAKRHEEEAAGAAPGGVYERLLMGPLRQRPGQRYLDEPEQDSKTEGKDSQKKDEDSQPGGRTAMKLNEYEKRISSGHINRQNLRTTFDDVHVPKETISALKLLTTLALVRPDAFSYGVLAQDKIPGCLLYGPPGTGKTLLAKAVAKESGANMLEISGATINDKWVGESEKLIRAVFTLAKKISPCVVFIDEADSLLANRSMLGARASHRSHINQFLKEWDGLEETEAFIMVATNRPFDLDDAVLRRLPRRLLIDLPLHADRTAILRILLKGESLDPAVSLESLARRTPYYSGSDLKNACVAAAMAAVEEENEAAARYSGPEPYEYPQKRILRQDHFDKALRQIPASISEDMQSLKQIRKFDEEYGAKKKGAKKTMGFGVGVEKKLADAEDVRIRRGP